In Papilio machaon chromosome W, ilPapMach1.1, whole genome shotgun sequence, a single genomic region encodes these proteins:
- the LOC123723102 gene encoding uncharacterized protein K02A2.6-like, giving the protein MSTLLNPLYKLLAKGSKWCWNRDCERAFEAVKEKLVSGPALAHYSPTLPLVLAVDSSAYGLGAVLAHRMPDGSERIVSCASRTLTDAERRYSQIDKEALAIVYGVSRHHQYLFGRKFTLRSDHKALTYIFGPKHGIPQTAASRLQRYAVRLAAYDFDIVFVSTDKNGNADGLSRLPQPASSKSREEDDAATYLHFVEDSFPLSHRDVAKDTAKDVILRKIYGYIVSGWPHQTEIEGEKPYFHRKEELHVDHGCIVWGYRVVIPGTLRKQIVEEVHAGHMGMVRMKQIARGYVWWPRLDAELEERARTCAVCRDQRDAPPRATPVPYAWPSEPWTRLHADFLQHGGRHYLLVIDAHSKWIEIFHMSGGTSASSVENKFRELFARFGLPRQMVTDGGPPFTSREFEEFLKKNCVDHIVTAPYHPSSNGAAENAVKTVKKVIKKAQLEGENIDRALSKFLMQYRNSTHCSTQREPAVAMIGRRLRTRLDLLRPAAATGEAVARAQSKQRQHAGGSARVLAVGDAVLVKNYGRGDKWMEGIVTERTGKVTYAVNTGDKINTRHIDQIIPKKNSRHSWHVPIQNETNEDSERSNVQVDDIAETGVPGASMLFLFDIIRMKFHTF; this is encoded by the coding sequence ATGAGCACATTGTTAAATCCATTGTATAAGTTATTGGCGAAAGGTAGCAAATGGTGTTGGAATAGGGATTGCGAGCGGGCATTTGAAGCGGTTAAAGAGAAGCTGGTTAGCGGGCCCGCGCTCGCGCACTACTCGCCTACGTTACCGCTGGTACTCGCCGTAGACAGCAGCGCATACGGTCTGGGCGCCGTGCTGGCGCATCGCATGCCCGACGGCAGCGAGCGAATCGTTAGCTGCGCTTCGCGCACACTCACTGATGCGGAGCGGCGCTACAGCCAGATCGACAAAGAAGCATTGGCGATAGTTTACGGGGTAAGCAGACACCATCAATATTTGTTTGGACGTAAATTTACTCTTCGGAGCGATCACAAGGCACTCACATACATCTTCGGACCGAAACACGGCATACCACAAACGGCGGCTAGTCGACTGCAGAGGTATGCTGTTCGTCTGGCGGCATACGACTTCGACATCGTCTTTGTATCGACAGATAAAAATGGCAATGCCGATGGCTTGTCCCGTCTACCTCAGCCAGCGTCCAGTAAGTCGAGGGAGGAGGACGACGCCGCGACTTACTTACATTTCGTAGAAGACAGTTTCCCTCTTAGCCACAGGGACGTGGCAAAAGATACGGCGAAAGATGTCATattaagaaagatatatgGATATATCGTGAGCGGTTGGCCACACCAGACCGAAATTGAAGGCGAGAAGCCATATTTTCATCGTAAAGAGGAGTTACACGTCGATCATGGATGCATTGTGTGGGGGTACCGGGTGGTCATACCGGGTACTTTGCGCAAACAAATAGTGGAGGAGGTCCACGCAGGCCACATGGGCATGGTGAGAATGAAGCAAATTGCTCGCGGCTACGTGTGGTGGCCGCGACTCGACGCGGAGCTGGAGGAACGCGCACGCACGTGCGCCGTGTGCCGCGATCAGAGGGACGCGCCGCCACGCGCCACGCCCGTGCCCTATGCATGGCCCTCGGAACCGTGGACCCGTTTACACGCGGACTTCCTACAACATGGTGGTCGACATTACTTACTCGTCATCGACGCTCATTCTAAGTGGATCGAGATATTCCATATGAGTGGCGGGACATCTGCGTCTTCGGTGGAAAATAAATTCAGAGAATTATTCGCTAGATTTGGTCTTCCTAGACAAATGGTTACGGATGGAGGGCCACCTTTCACTTCTCGTGAATTTGAGGagtttttgaagaaaaattgtGTAGACCATATCGTGACGGCACCGTACCATCCGTCAAGCAATGGGGCGGCAGAAAATGCAGTGAAGACCGTGAAAAAGGTCATCAAGAAAGCTCAATTAGAGGGCGAAAATATCGATCGCGCGTTAAGCAAATTTTTAATGCAGTATCGCAACAGTACACACTGCAGCACGCAACGCGAACCTGCTGTGGCCATGATCGGACGGAGGCTGCGCACGCGTCTGGATCTGCTGCGGCCTGCTGCCGCCACCGGCGAGGCCGTGGCGCGCGCGCAAAGCAAGCAGCGGCAGCACGCGGGGGGAAGCGCGCGCGTCCTCGCTGTCGGCGACGCCGTACTCGTTAAGAATTACGGGAGAGGAGATAAATGGATGGAGGGCATAGTGACAGAACGCACGGGCAAGGTTACCTATGCGGTTAATACAGGTGATAAGATAAATACCCGCCATATTGATCAAATAATTCCTAAGAAAAATTCTCGTCACTCTTGGCATGTTCCTATTCAAAATGAAACGAATGAAGATAGTGAGCGTTCGAACGTACAGGTGGACGACATTGCTGAAACGGGAGTACCAGGGGCATCAATGTTGTTCCTATTCGACATCATCCGCATGAAAttccatacattttaa